The DNA segment CTCTAAGTCCAAAATACCAAACTGTGAAGCTTAATATGGCAGTTTGACGGAGTAAAACACATTGTTGGAACGGGAAGGCTCAATGCCTGTCTGAAAAATAATCGCAATTTTCTACAACACAGGAACAAAGCATGAAACTTTTCAAAACCAGCAGTTTGGTTTCCGTAATCAACGCATCTGACTTTCAAACCTCATTGGGGTGGTATCAAACATGGTTGGGCGAGCCGGATGTGGTGCCGATGGAAAATATGGCGGAATGGCGTATTGCCGATAATGCGTGGCTGCAGCTAACAGACTCCGGTGCGATTGCTGCGGCAGAAGTGATTATCGGCGTGGACGATATCGCCGCCTGCCGCAAAGCGTTGCTTGGAGCCGGTATTGAAGCCGGAGACATTAACGATTGGGAAGTGGTGCTGACTTGCGGCATTACCGACCCCGACAACCATAAAATCTTTTTTGCGCAAGCTGTGGGCTAAGATGCCGTCTGAACATAACTTATGAAAATCATCTCAAACAAAAAATCAGGCAGATTGGAATATCTGCCTGATCATTTGAAACAGGTGAATCAGCGTTCAACCCAATCGCCTTTAATCGGGCGTGCATAATAAGCGAGCACGGCAATCATGCACACTTCGATAGACACCGACCAATACACATGGCCGAGAATTTCGCTGATGTGTTCCGCCGCATTGAGGTTCCACGCCCAACCCGTTGCGCCGTCGGCATAGGCGGGATTACGGAAACCGAACATGGGAATCAGCAGCCAGTGCATGACAACGGTAATGATGATGCCGTAAAACGCGCCATACCACAGGCGGATTTTCGGCCAATAAGCCGAAACCCACACATACACAAAAGCAAACACAAAACTAAACAGCCAGTGGTAAAGCGTTACCGCACCCAACACGCTGTTGCCTTGATACATATAATCAAGAGAGTGCTGGTTGAAGCCGAGCCAACCCAGCCATGCGTCGATATTGGCACCCGGTGGAGAAATTTCTCCCGGCATACGCGGCGGCATATTCACTTCGGAACCCCATTTCACCAGCGAGCTGAAAAAACCGCCGATGAGGGTAGTCCACAGAATCACTTTACGGTTGACCTCAGAAGAGCAGAGTGTGCGGGCCATGTTTTCTTCCTTTCCTTGAGTAGGTTAGACGTAAAACAGCGCGAAAGCGGCAACATGCAAAATGCAGCCGTCTGCTCAACAAGACGGCAAAAGCCGTTATTTAGTTTCTGTGAAGAAGCGGTAAGCTGATGATATTTGTTTTATATCAATATCACTAAACGATTGATTGAAATATTCTTTCAATGAAGATTGGATGGAAACACGCAGGCAGCCGGTTTTTCAGACGGCCTCAATATAGCATGCCTGCCGAAACCTTTAAAGAAAGCCTTTATGAATATCAGCTTGAAACATTTTTACGTCAGTGTGGCATCGGCTTTGATGCTCGCCGCCTGCAAAAGCACCGTTGTGCCGCTCGACAGCAAAATCGACATTCCGCAAGCCTTTAGCCAAGCGGAAGCGGCGCGCGGTAGCGCGGAAATCGGCCGTTGGTGGCAGCATTGGAACGACCCCGTACTCAGCCGCTTAATCGAACAAGGTTTGCAGCAAAACCACGATATCCAAATCGCCCGCAGCCGTTTGAACGAAGCGCGCGCCATTGAGCGCTTGGCCGATGCCGACAAAGGCCCGACGGTCGGCGCGGGCGCGGAAGCATCGCGTCTCAACGCCCGCATCAGCAACCCGCTGAGCGACGAAGAGCGCGCCTTGTTGGGCAGGATTCCGCAGGCTGCCGATTTGGCGGGCGAGCATTTCACGTTGAAAGGCAACAGTCTTACGGGCGGTTTTTCCGCATCGTGGGAGCCGGATATTTTCGGGCAGAAACGCAGCGATGCCGATGCCGCCGCTTATGCCGCACTCGGCAGGCAGGAAGAAGTGTACGGCACGCAAGTGCTGATCGGCGGCGAAATTGCCGAGTATTATCTGCAAGCCCGCGCCACCCAAGCGCGTCTGAAATCGGTAAACCGCAGTATCGCCACCATGGAGCGGCTGGCAAAATATGTGCAAGGCCGTTTCAAAGCAGGCCACGTTACCGCTTATGAAGTGGACGAAGTGGCTACCCAACTCACTGCTTTACGCGCCAAACACAGCACCATCGAATCGGAATACGCCGCCCATGTGCGCAGCATCGCCGTGCTTACCGGCCAAACCCCGCAAACATTTTCCCTGCCCGAAAGCAGCGTCAACATCTTAAGCACGCAACCCGCCGCACCGAGCGGCCAAACCCCGCAAGGGCTGCTTGAGCGCCGCCCCGACATCCGCGCCCATGCCGCGCAAGTGAACGCCTACGCCGCCAAGCTCGCCAGCGCCAAAGCCGATTTATTGCCGCGGTTTTCCATCGAGTTTTTGGGCAGAGGCACCATCAGCATCGACAGCGACAGCGGTTTAAAAGGCTGGGGCAGCTTAATCAAAGCAGGCATCAAAGTGCCGATTTTCACCAACGGGCGCATCAAAGCCAATATCGCCGCCGCCGATGCACGGCTTCAGACGGCCTTATTGCAATACGACCAAAACATCCTCAAAGCCCTCGGCGAAGTGGACAGCGCATATCAGGCACACAGCGCACTCACCCGCCAAAACGCTTTGCTGATTACCGCACACAAACAGGCGGCAAAACAGGCGGGCGATGCGGAAAAACTGTTTCAATACGGTCATAAAACGCTCGATAACGCCCTCACCGCACGCCTGAACGAAGAAGCGATGCAGGAAAACCTGATTCAATCGCAACTGGCGCGCGCACGGATGCTCATCGGTTTATATAAGGCTTTGGGCGGCGGTTGGGAGCAGGGCGGGTATAGTCAATCCACTTAAAAATAGGACATACGTCATACTCGGGCTTGACCCGAGTATCTCCCAAACTTGCTGAAACTCAAGATGCTCAAGTCAAACCCGATAAGTGGATTGACTATATAACAGTTGCTGCTGTTTCCCGCCTGATGTGAGAAGCAGTTTGATGAGAGAAAAAAAAAAAATAGGGGCTGACGTAGATTAGCAGTCATGATAGGCTGCCAAAATGAAGATAACCCACTGTAAGTTAAAGAAGAGTCTGCAAAGAAAACTGCTTGAATATTTTGTATTGGAAGTAACCGCACGTTCTGCTGCCGATATCTTGGGTATTCAGCCCAATACGGCTATTCTCTTCTACCGTAAAATCCGTCTTGTTATCAGCCATCATTTGGCTTTGGAAGCAGATCAGGTTTTTGAGGGCACTATAGAATTGGATGAGAGCTATTTCGGCGGTAAGCGTAAAGGAAAGCGCGGTAGGGGAGCAGCAGGTAAAGTGGTGGTTTTCGGTATCCTTAAACGTGGAGGTAAGGTTTATACGGTTGTAGTGAATAATGCCCGAAAGGAAAGTTTATTTCCTGTTATTACAAGGAAAATTACACCTGATAGCGTAGTTTATACGGACTGCCTGAGCAGTTACGACGTGTTGGATGTCAGCGGTTTTCACCATCACAGGATTAATCACAGCAAAAAGTTTGCCGACCGACACAACCATATCAACGGCATTGAGAATTTTTGGAATCAGGCGAAACGTGTCTTGCGCAAATACAACGGAATCGACCGAAAATCTTTTCCTCTGTTCTTGAAAGAATGTGAGTTTCGTTTTAACTTCGGGACACCAAAGCAGCAGTTAAAAACTTTGCGGCTTTGGTGTGGTGTTTAGGGCTAATCTACTTCAGCCCCAAAAAATATTGTAAAAATCAGTTGATCGGTTGATAAACGGCCGGGATTTTATATGTGATGCCGTCTGAAATTACTTTTGGCAATTCGGGCAATAAAACGTACCGCGTTGGCCGATGGTTTCTTTCATAATCAAACCGCCGCACCTTACGCAAGCTTGGTTGTGGCGGCCGTAAACCGTGTATTCCTGCTGGAAGTAACCGCTTTTGCCTTCACTGTCGACAAAATCGCGCAGCGTGCTGCCGCCGGTTTCGATGGCCCGCATCAGCACCGCCCGTATGTTATCCACCAGCTTGACGCATTCTTCTTCAGACACTCGGTTGGCTGGGCGTTTGGGCGAAATGCCTGATTTGAAAAGGCTTTCGTTTGCATAAATATTACCCACGCCTACCACCACGGCATTGTCCATCAAGGCCAGTTTCACGGCGCGTTTTTGCGTACTCAGTTTTGCGTGCAGATAAGCAGCATCGAATCCGCTTTCCAACGGCTCGGGCCCGAGCGATGCCAATAACGGATGGTGCTCCGCGGCTCCGGCAAACCATACGACCATACCGAAACGGCGCGGGTCGTGATAGCGAAGAACCGTGCCGTTTTCAAACCTGATATCCACATGATCATGCTTGCCCGCATGTTCGATAAGGGGATGTTCCGCCGTGAAAATACGCAAACTGCCCGACATACCCAAGTGAATCAGCAATATGCCTGCGGGAAAATGAATCAGCAAATATTTTGCACGCCGGGTGCAGCTTAATACTTTTTGCGCATGCAGAATACCGGCCAAATCAGGCGTTACCGGCAAACGCAGTTTGGCTTGGCGCACCACAACATCGGCAACGGTTTGGTTTTCGATATGGGAGCGGATGCCGCGCAGCGTGGTTTCGACTTCGGGTAATTCAGGCATGGCAGGCTTTCATAAAAGAAGCGGTTGACGGGGATGAAGAATCATATTTAAAGCAAACAAAAGTTTGCAGGCCGTCTGAAAAAATCATTCATGCTGTTTTCAGACGGCCCGTTATCGGTTAATACGGTTTATTTCCACACCAGCAAAGCATGATTACGCTTGCCGCGGCGGATAATGGTGTATTTGCCGAAACGTTTGTGTTCGTCGGTAATCAGGTAGGCATCATCGGGTTTTTCTGCGGCGTGTTCGGGATTGTTGAACGCAGCCGTTTCGCCGTTGAGCAAAACCGCTTTGTTTTTCACAAACTCGCGCGCTTCTTTGTTTGACTTGGCCAAACCCGCAGTAATCAAGGCTTCCACCACATTCAGACGGCCTGATACCTCAAACGCGGGCAAGCCGTCTAAAGCGAGCTGTGCGTAGTCGCTTTCCGTGAGGCTGCTTTCGTCGCCGGAAAACAGGCTTTCCGAAATGCGTTGCGCCGCTTCCAACGCCGCTTCGCCGTGAATCAGGTGGGTCATTTCTTCCGCCAGAATACGCTGCGCTTCCGGCTTCACGCCGCTGGCTTTGTCTTTCGCTTCGATGGCATCAATTTCTTCAACCGATAAGAACGTAAAGTATTTCAAGAATTTATACACATCGGCATCGGCTACTTTCAGCCAGAATTGGTAAAACTGATAGGGCGAAGTTTTTTGCGCATCCAACCACACCGCACCACCTTCGGTTTTGCCGAATTTCGTGCCGTCCGATTTCGTTACCAGCGGCAAAGTCAGGCCGTAAACGGTGGCTTTGTTTAAGCGGCGGCATAAGTCGATACCGCCGGTGATGTTGCCCCATTGGTCGGAACCGCCGATTTGCAGCACGGTTCCGTGGCGTTTGTTCAACTCGGCAAAGTCATAGCCTTGCAGTAACGCATAGGCAAATTCGGTGAACGAAATGCCCACATCGTCGCGCTCGATGCGCTGTTTCACGGATTCTTTGTTCAACATCGCATTCACAGAGAAATGCTTGCCGATGTCGCGCAGGAAATCCAAGCAGTTCATGCCGCCGAACCAATCGTGGTTGTTGGCCATAATCGCGGCATTGTCGCCCTCGAAACTCAAAAACGGCTTGAGCTGGTTACGGATTTTTTCCACCCAACCCGCCACGGTTTCAGCTGTATTCAAACTGCGCTCAACCGCTTTAAAACTCGGATCGCCGATCATGCCGGTTGCACCGCCCACCAAAGCCACCGGCGTATGGCCGGCCTGTTGGAAACGGCGCAAAGCCAATACCGGCAGCAAGTGGCCGATATGCAGGCTGTCGGCAGTAGGGTCGAAACCGCAATACAAAGCGATTTTTTGTTCGTTTAATAAAGCGTCTAAGGCTTCGGCATCGGTGGTTTGCGCGATTAAACCGCGGGATTGGAGGTCTTGGATAATTGATTTCATTGGACTCTGTCTAAATTAATTATTGCTACACAATAAGTTGGTAAACCAAACCTTATCAAGATTCTGTTTATTCACTTCAAATTGTTCGGTTGAAACGGGATTAGGCGATTGTTTGCCGGCCCGTTTCAAATATTTTGCATATTTTATTGGATTCGTGCCCGTAAGAGTAGGAATAATGCAGCATTCAGGCCGTCTGAAAAAAGCTTAACGGGCGACTGCTTGCGATGCTTGCTCCAAACCGCGGTTTAAAGATTCAACCATAGCCGTGTAGCCGTCGCCTTGCTGCTCGGTTTTAACATGAAACGGGCGGCTTTCGCCGTTGGGCCACAGTGCATAACCGCTGACCAATGTTTTGCCTTTATAGCTGCCTTGAAATGCCTCTATGTAAATTTTCAGTATCTGCGAACTGTTGCTTCGTGCCGCGGGCACAAACGTATAACGCGGGTTGAGCCTGTTCATTTTGTTGCTGAATCCCGAAGCTAAAGCATTATCGAGCGCACCTGCCCATAAATGGTTGCGGGCGAAGTTAACATGGTAGGCATCGGTTTGGTAAACCAAACCGCCGTTATTGAGCGGTTCGGCAAGGTAAACGCGCACGGCAACTTCGTTCAGGCTTCTGCCCGGATGGCTGTATTGGCTGTCGGGCAGGGTGAAATATTGCGGCACGGAAGTGGCGCATGCACTCAGGGCGAGTAGGGCGCCGGTTATGGTGAGTTTACGCATCAGCGGCTTCCTTTCGGTATGGGGTCTTTAACATTGCTGTTGAAAATTAAAGAGTTGGGTTTTTCTTTTAAGGTATTGATCACCGGTTGGGCATCTTTCAATGTTTTATCTATGCTTTGCAGGGTGGTTTGAACGTCGCTGTATAAAGGCGATTGCGGCGATATGCCTTTAAGGGTTTGGCGCAGTTCGTGCAGGGTTTTATTCAATTCGTTGGGAATATTTTGGGTTTGCGGTTTGCCGAGTAGTGCGTTGGCCGAGTTGAGCGTTGCTCTCAATTCGCGCAAAGATCCGTTTAATTCGCCCACGGTTTTGTCAAGCGGCAATTTGTTGAATTTTTCCAATAAGTTGCCGAGTTGGTCTTGCAGATTGTCCAAACCGCCGTTGCGGCTGGCAATCACGATATTTCCGTTGTAATCGGCCACAGGTTTGAGTTTGGGGCCGTTTGACGGGCTGTCGTCGAGTTCGATCATTTTACTGCCGGTGAGCAGATTGTCTGAAGACAGGGTGGCGGTCAGCCCTTTGTTTAAGGCCGTCTGAAAACGGTTGCGCCAATATTCTTTGCTTTGTGCATCGGCATTGATTTCCAAGCGGTCGGGTTCGATGCGGATGCGTACGGGAATCCAACCGTTATCAAACAGTTTCAGGCTGTCGTTGGGAGCGAAATAAGGCACATCGGCTACGGCGCCGATATTGATGCCTTTGTATTCTACCGGCGAGCCTGAACTCAGCCCGCGCACGCTTTGTTTGAAGAAGGCGGTGTAATACAAAGCGCGCTCGCCGGGAAGGTTGTCTACTTCGCTGCGGTTGCTGTACACCGTGAAAGTGTCTCCATTTGCGGGGGGCAGTCCTTTTTCGCCGCTCACAGGCCTTGAGAAGGCAATCGCTCCGGAAAGCAGAGCCGGAATCGGGGCGGATTCTATACGCACCCCGCCGCCGGTTGCTTCGATATTGATGCCGCTTTGCAGCCAGAATTGGCTGTTTTTGCCGACCAGTTTGTCGTTGGGGCTGGTGATGAATATGGTGTAGTTAACGGTTTGTTCGTTGGGGTCGAACGATGCGCTTTCCACTACGCCGACGCTGAAGTCTTCATACAAAACAGGGCTGCCTACGCTGATCATTTTGTCGTTTTTGCCCACCAGCTTCAGGCGCAAGCCGTGCTGGCCGATGGCGGTAATCGGCGGAATGTCCGACACTTCGAAGCGGTATTGCGTTTCTTCGCTTTTACCGGGGGTGAAGGCAATGTAAGAGCCGGACACCAGCGTGGTCAGCCCGGAAATGCCGCTTTCGTCGATGCGCGGTTTTACCACCCAAAATTGGGTGTCTTTGCGCATCATGTCTTTGGCATCGGCGGTTAAACGTACGGTAACTTCTACGCCTTTGCGGTCGTGTTGCAGACCGATGCGGGTTACGCGGCCGACTTCCACGCTCAATACTTTAACAACCGTATTGTTGACTTCGATGCCGTCCGCACTGTCCATCAGCAGCGTCACTTCAGGCCCTCTGTTGCGGATTTCCTTCATCAGCAGCCAACCGCCTACCAAAAAGGCGATTAAGGGTATCAGCCAGATAACAGAGGTAAATACATTGGTTTTGCGCACCACGGCAGGCACGGGTTTATATTCGTTTTGATGGTGGTTATTCATATTCGGCGTGTTTTACCGTCAGCTTTTCAGACGGCCTCTTGATGTTGGCTTGGTGGTTACGGGCTTTGTCCCACAATAAACGCGGGTCGAAAAAATAAGCGGAAAGCATGGTCAGCAGCACGACCAAACAGAAATATACTGCGGCCGGCCCCGGCACAACCCGTGCCACATGGGTGTGGAAAGAACTCATTAAAATAATGATGACGAAAATATCAATCATCGACCATTTGCCGATGGATTCGGTAAAGCGGTAAATCCGCAGCATGGTTTTGGCACCGGCAGGCAGGCCGTAGCGTGCACTCAGGTTCAAAACCAGCAGCAAAACGATTTTCGCACCGGGTACCAAAATGCTGGCACTGAAGATAATCGCGGCAATCAGTTTGTCGCCTTCGTCCCACATATACACGATGCCGTTGAGAATGGTGTTGATCTGCACCGTGGTGGGATTGGATGAAATCATAATCGGCAGAAGGTTGGCCGGAATATACAGCACGACGGCGGCCACTAAGAAAGCCATCGACACGGCAATGCTTTTGGGGCGGCGCTCATACAGATCGGCACCGCACACGCCGCAGGTAGGCTCTTCGCGGTTGCGGAAATAAAGACAGCGGCTGCAACACACTCGCTCTTCCGAGGCCGTCTGAATGGTGTTTCTGCCTAAAATGCGGTGGATTTTATAATATACCCAATGTTGCGGAATCGACACGGAAGTGCGGATCAGCAGCACGGCCAAGCCGAACATCAAATAAAACGCCGCACCGTATTCGACTTCTGCAACAGAAGAAAGTTTGATGTGTGCCACCAGCGTAGAAATGAAAAATACGTCCACCATAATCCAATGGCGCAGGCGCACCAACGTGCGCGTTGCCGTGCGCAGCCCCGGATAAGCCCTGCCTTGCAGTAACGCCGTATAAACATAAAGGCACAACAGCAGAAACAGCAGCGGCGTGCCGAATGTCAGCACAAACATCACTTCCGCCAAAAAACCGAAATCAAGCAAAATCAGCTTACGCATCATCGACGGCAGCGATTGGATAGACGTAACCCCCGCCATCGTTACCGTTACAAACATCATCGTATAAACGAAAGACATCAAAATCAAAGATGCGGCCGCATAAGCCAACGGAGCGATATACGGATTTTTTTCGACCTCTACCGCTTCATATCCGCAGTTCGGACAATGCGCTTCCTGCCCTTGCTGCAAACGCGGCAACTCCATACGCTGCCCGCATTCGGGGCAGTCGAGCGTATGGGCAGGCAGTGCCACATGCCGTTGCAGGGTATGGTAACGCCACCAACGGCGGTAGTTTCGAACAGCTTTCACGGTTATTCAGACGGCCTTTAAAAAGCACGGGCGGAAAAATCAAACAGGCGGGTATTATAACTGAAAACGGCAAAATACATTTTTCAGACGGCCTGATGCCGACGCACACGCACCCTTGGGGTCAATCCTGTTACAATTCGCACCTTAATCAACAACGACATCACTTGCATACAGGAAAACGCATGAGTGAGAGTATTTTCATTACCGGCTCCAACCGCGGCATAGGCAAAGCCATTGCTTTGGGGTTGGCTGAAGACGGCTACGACATTGTGGTTCATTGCCGCAGCCGCCGCGAAGAAGCAGAAGCTGTTGCAGAAGAGATACGCACATTGGGCAGACAAGCCCGCGTATTGCAGTTCGACGTATCCGACCGCTCCCGGGCACGCGAGATACTCACAGCCGATATAGAAGCCAACGGCGCTTATTACGGCGTGGTATTGAACGCCGGCCTGACGCGCGACAACGCTTTCCCCGCTTTTGAAGACGAAGATTGGGATGAAGTATTGCGCACCAATTTAGACGGTTTTTACAACGTGCTGCATCCCCTTATCATGCCGATGATCCGCCGCCGCAAAGCCGGGCGCATCGTGTGTATGTCTTCGGTATCCGGCATTGCCGGCAACCGCGGCCAAGTGAATTACAGCGCGTCTAAAGCCGGCATCATCGGCGCGGCCAAAGCATTGGCGGTTGAATTGGCCAAACGCAATATTACCGTCAACTGCGTTGCTCCCGGCTTGATTGATACCGAAATTATCGATGCAAACGTGCCGGTGGAAGAAATATTAAAAGCCGTACCGGCAGCCCGCATGGGAACGCCGGAAGAAGTAGCCCATGCAGTACGCTTTTTGATGGATGAAAAAGCCGCCTATATCACGCGGCAGGTCATTGCAGTAAACGGGGGTTTGTGTTGAAACGGGTAGTGATTACAGGCGTAGGCGGTATTACGGCTTTCGGCCGCGACTGGCCTACTGTTCAGACGGCCTTCAAACGTAAGCGCAATGCGGTGGTCAACATGGGCTGGCAAGAACGGTTTCCCGATTTGGAAGCCCATTTGGGCGCACCGGTTCCCGAATATGCGCCGCCCGCACATTGGACGCGCAAACAGCTGCGCAGTATGGGGCGCGTGTCTTATCTGTGCGTTGATGCTGCGGAGCAGGCTTTGGCCGATGCCGGCCTTTTAGGTGATGAAACCATTAAAGACGGCCGCATGGGTGTGGCCTGTGGTTCGTCAACCGGCAGCACCAAAGATATCCGCGATATCGGTGAATTGCTGTTAACCGGCTCTTCGCGAAATTTCAGCGCCAATACTTATGTGCGCATGATGCCGCACACAACCGCAGCCAATATCGGCATTTTTTTCGGACTCACCGGCCGCATTATTCCCACTTCAAGTGCCTGTTCTTCCGGCAGCCAAGGCATAGGTTATGCTTACGAAGCAATTAAATACGGCATGATAGAGATGATGCTGGCGGGCGGAGGCGAAGAGTTTTGCCCTTCTGAAGTGTATGTTTTCGATTCGCTTTACGCCGCCAGCCGCCGCAATCACGAACCCGAAGCCACACCCCGCCCTTATGATTCGGGGCGCGATGGCTTGGTTATCGGAGAAGGCGCAGGCATTTTGGTTTTGGAAGAATTGGAACATGCCAAAGCCCGGGGCGCGAAGATTTATGCCGAAATTGTCGGATACGGAGCCAACAGCGACGGCTCGCATGTAACCCAGCCCCAAAAAGATACCATGCGCCGCTGCATGGAGTTGGCTTTGAAAGATGCGGGCATACGCCCCGAACAAGTGGGTTACGTTAACGGGCACGGTACGGCTACCGAAAAAGGGGATATTGCCGAAACATTGGCTACCGAAGCGGTTTTCGGCCACATTCCCATGAGTTCGCAAAAAAGCTACTTCGGCCACACTTTAGGTGCGTGCGGTGCGCTGGAGTCTTGGTTTTCAATAGAAATGATGAACGGCAACTGGTTTGCCCCTACCATTAATTTGGAAAATATCGATCCGTTATGCGGCAAGGTAGATTATATCCGCGGAGACGGGCGGGAAATCCATACCGATTATGTGATGAACAACAACTTCGCATTCGGCGGCGTGAATACTTCACTGATTTTCAAACGCTGGCAGGAATAATGCGTATTTTTTAAGAATCAATACATTATTAATATAGCCGCAGGGTGGTGCATCTTGCTTCTATGAAAGCATGGTTAATCAGTTAAGTTATAAGTTCGGACCATATAATTCAGACGGCCCCAACCGAATGTAACATTAAGCGGTTGAGGCCGTCTGAATCATT comes from the Neisseria dumasiana genome and includes:
- the tyrS gene encoding tyrosine--tRNA ligase produces the protein MKSIIQDLQSRGLIAQTTDAEALDALLNEQKIALYCGFDPTADSLHIGHLLPVLALRRFQQAGHTPVALVGGATGMIGDPSFKAVERSLNTAETVAGWVEKIRNQLKPFLSFEGDNAAIMANNHDWFGGMNCLDFLRDIGKHFSVNAMLNKESVKQRIERDDVGISFTEFAYALLQGYDFAELNKRHGTVLQIGGSDQWGNITGGIDLCRRLNKATVYGLTLPLVTKSDGTKFGKTEGGAVWLDAQKTSPYQFYQFWLKVADADVYKFLKYFTFLSVEEIDAIEAKDKASGVKPEAQRILAEEMTHLIHGEAALEAAQRISESLFSGDESSLTESDYAQLALDGLPAFEVSGRLNVVEALITAGLAKSNKEAREFVKNKAVLLNGETAAFNNPEHAAEKPDDAYLITDEHKRFGKYTIIRRGKRNHALLVWK
- the mutM gene encoding bifunctional DNA-formamidopyrimidine glycosylase/DNA-(apurinic or apyrimidinic site) lyase, with translation MPELPEVETTLRGIRSHIENQTVADVVVRQAKLRLPVTPDLAGILHAQKVLSCTRRAKYLLIHFPAGILLIHLGMSGSLRIFTAEHPLIEHAGKHDHVDIRFENGTVLRYHDPRRFGMVVWFAGAAEHHPLLASLGPEPLESGFDAAYLHAKLSTQKRAVKLALMDNAVVVGVGNIYANESLFKSGISPKRPANRVSEEECVKLVDNIRAVLMRAIETGGSTLRDFVDSEGKSGYFQQEYTVYGRHNQACVRCGGLIMKETIGQRGTFYCPNCQK
- a CDS encoding VOC family protein produces the protein MKLFKTSSLVSVINASDFQTSLGWYQTWLGEPDVVPMENMAEWRIADNAWLQLTDSGAIAAAEVIIGVDDIAACRKALLGAGIEAGDINDWEVVLTCGITDPDNHKIFFAQAVG
- a CDS encoding paraquat-inducible protein A, which codes for MKAVRNYRRWWRYHTLQRHVALPAHTLDCPECGQRMELPRLQQGQEAHCPNCGYEAVEVEKNPYIAPLAYAAASLILMSFVYTMMFVTVTMAGVTSIQSLPSMMRKLILLDFGFLAEVMFVLTFGTPLLFLLLCLYVYTALLQGRAYPGLRTATRTLVRLRHWIMVDVFFISTLVAHIKLSSVAEVEYGAAFYLMFGLAVLLIRTSVSIPQHWVYYKIHRILGRNTIQTASEERVCCSRCLYFRNREEPTCGVCGADLYERRPKSIAVSMAFLVAAVVLYIPANLLPIMISSNPTTVQINTILNGIVYMWDEGDKLIAAIIFSASILVPGAKIVLLLVLNLSARYGLPAGAKTMLRIYRFTESIGKWSMIDIFVIIILMSSFHTHVARVVPGPAAVYFCLVVLLTMLSAYFFDPRLLWDKARNHQANIKRPSEKLTVKHAEYE
- a CDS encoding efflux transporter outer membrane subunit; amino-acid sequence: MNISLKHFYVSVASALMLAACKSTVVPLDSKIDIPQAFSQAEAARGSAEIGRWWQHWNDPVLSRLIEQGLQQNHDIQIARSRLNEARAIERLADADKGPTVGAGAEASRLNARISNPLSDEERALLGRIPQAADLAGEHFTLKGNSLTGGFSASWEPDIFGQKRSDADAAAYAALGRQEEVYGTQVLIGGEIAEYYLQARATQARLKSVNRSIATMERLAKYVQGRFKAGHVTAYEVDEVATQLTALRAKHSTIESEYAAHVRSIAVLTGQTPQTFSLPESSVNILSTQPAAPSGQTPQGLLERRPDIRAHAAQVNAYAAKLASAKADLLPRFSIEFLGRGTISIDSDSGLKGWGSLIKAGIKVPIFTNGRIKANIAAADARLQTALLQYDQNILKALGEVDSAYQAHSALTRQNALLITAHKQAAKQAGDAEKLFQYGHKTLDNALTARLNEEAMQENLIQSQLARARMLIGLYKALGGGWEQGGYSQST
- the fabG gene encoding 3-oxoacyl-ACP reductase FabG — encoded protein: MSESIFITGSNRGIGKAIALGLAEDGYDIVVHCRSRREEAEAVAEEIRTLGRQARVLQFDVSDRSRAREILTADIEANGAYYGVVLNAGLTRDNAFPAFEDEDWDEVLRTNLDGFYNVLHPLIMPMIRRRKAGRIVCMSSVSGIAGNRGQVNYSASKAGIIGAAKALAVELAKRNITVNCVAPGLIDTEIIDANVPVEEILKAVPAARMGTPEEVAHAVRFLMDEKAAYITRQVIAVNGGLC
- the pqiB gene encoding intermembrane transport protein PqiB, translated to MNNHHQNEYKPVPAVVRKTNVFTSVIWLIPLIAFLVGGWLLMKEIRNRGPEVTLLMDSADGIEVNNTVVKVLSVEVGRVTRIGLQHDRKGVEVTVRLTADAKDMMRKDTQFWVVKPRIDESGISGLTTLVSGSYIAFTPGKSEETQYRFEVSDIPPITAIGQHGLRLKLVGKNDKMISVGSPVLYEDFSVGVVESASFDPNEQTVNYTIFITSPNDKLVGKNSQFWLQSGINIEATGGGVRIESAPIPALLSGAIAFSRPVSGEKGLPPANGDTFTVYSNRSEVDNLPGERALYYTAFFKQSVRGLSSGSPVEYKGINIGAVADVPYFAPNDSLKLFDNGWIPVRIRIEPDRLEINADAQSKEYWRNRFQTALNKGLTATLSSDNLLTGSKMIELDDSPSNGPKLKPVADYNGNIVIASRNGGLDNLQDQLGNLLEKFNKLPLDKTVGELNGSLRELRATLNSANALLGKPQTQNIPNELNKTLHELRQTLKGISPQSPLYSDVQTTLQSIDKTLKDAQPVINTLKEKPNSLIFNSNVKDPIPKGSR
- a CDS encoding YagU family protein, translating into MARTLCSSEVNRKVILWTTLIGGFFSSLVKWGSEVNMPPRMPGEISPPGANIDAWLGWLGFNQHSLDYMYQGNSVLGAVTLYHWLFSFVFAFVYVWVSAYWPKIRLWYGAFYGIIITVVMHWLLIPMFGFRNPAYADGATGWAWNLNAAEHISEILGHVYWSVSIEVCMIAVLAYYARPIKGDWVER
- a CDS encoding PqiC family protein; protein product: MRKLTITGALLALSACATSVPQYFTLPDSQYSHPGRSLNEVAVRVYLAEPLNNGGLVYQTDAYHVNFARNHLWAGALDNALASGFSNKMNRLNPRYTFVPAARSNSSQILKIYIEAFQGSYKGKTLVSGYALWPNGESRPFHVKTEQQGDGYTAMVESLNRGLEQASQAVAR
- a CDS encoding IS1595 family transposase, encoding MKITHCKLKKSLQRKLLEYFVLEVTARSAADILGIQPNTAILFYRKIRLVISHHLALEADQVFEGTIELDESYFGGKRKGKRGRGAAGKVVVFGILKRGGKVYTVVVNNARKESLFPVITRKITPDSVVYTDCLSSYDVLDVSGFHHHRINHSKKFADRHNHINGIENFWNQAKRVLRKYNGIDRKSFPLFLKECEFRFNFGTPKQQLKTLRLWCGV